A genomic window from Streptomyces sp. 846.5 includes:
- the lysA gene encoding diaminopimelate decarboxylase → MSRSAHPAGPRHGDVMPEGHFTAPPADLNLLDPKVWSATVRRTDSGSVTVGGIDVQELAEEFGTPAYLMDEQDFRARCRAWREAFGTDADVYYAGKAFLSRAVVRWLHEEGLNVDVCSGGELTVALSAGMPAERIAFHGNNKSKAELEYAVKSGVGHIVVDSYDELVRLSWIAQQQGVRQQILIRVTVGVEAHTHEFIATAHEDQKFGLSLPGGHAAEAVRRALTLDGLELRGIHSHIGSQIFDTAGFEVAARRVVGLLAEIKAEHGVELPEIDLGGGLGIAYTSEDDPSEPATIAAALTEIVRRECAAADLTPPRISVEPGRAIVGPTAFTLYEVGTVKPLEGLRTYVSVDGGMSDNIRTALYDAEYSVALVSRASSAEPMLSRVVGKHCESGDIIVRDAFLPADLAPGDLIAVPATGAYCRSMASNYNHALKPPVVAVADGRARVIVRRETEEDLLRLDIG, encoded by the coding sequence ATGAGCCGCTCCGCCCACCCCGCCGGCCCGCGCCACGGGGACGTCATGCCGGAGGGTCACTTCACCGCGCCCCCGGCCGACCTGAACCTGCTCGACCCCAAGGTCTGGTCCGCCACGGTGCGCCGCACCGACAGCGGCTCGGTCACCGTCGGCGGGATCGACGTCCAGGAACTCGCCGAGGAGTTCGGCACCCCCGCCTATCTGATGGACGAGCAGGACTTCCGGGCCCGCTGCCGCGCCTGGCGCGAGGCCTTCGGCACCGACGCCGACGTCTACTACGCCGGCAAGGCGTTCCTCTCCCGCGCCGTGGTCCGCTGGCTGCACGAAGAGGGCCTGAACGTGGACGTGTGCAGTGGCGGTGAGCTCACCGTGGCCCTGTCTGCCGGAATGCCGGCCGAGCGCATCGCCTTCCACGGCAACAACAAGTCCAAGGCCGAGCTGGAGTACGCGGTGAAGTCCGGGGTCGGCCACATCGTGGTGGACTCCTACGACGAGCTGGTCCGGCTCTCCTGGATCGCACAGCAGCAGGGGGTGCGCCAGCAGATCCTGATCCGGGTCACCGTCGGCGTCGAGGCGCACACCCATGAGTTCATCGCCACCGCCCACGAGGACCAGAAGTTCGGCCTCTCCCTCCCCGGCGGCCACGCCGCCGAGGCGGTCCGCCGCGCGCTGACCCTGGACGGCCTGGAGCTCCGCGGCATCCACTCGCACATCGGTTCGCAGATCTTCGACACCGCCGGCTTCGAGGTCGCCGCCCGCCGGGTGGTCGGCCTGCTGGCCGAGATCAAGGCGGAGCACGGCGTCGAGCTCCCCGAGATCGACCTCGGCGGCGGCCTCGGCATCGCCTACACCAGCGAGGACGACCCCAGCGAGCCCGCCACCATCGCCGCGGCGCTCACCGAGATCGTCCGGCGCGAGTGCGCCGCGGCGGATCTCACGCCGCCGCGTATCTCGGTCGAGCCCGGCCGCGCCATCGTCGGCCCCACCGCGTTCACCCTGTACGAGGTCGGCACGGTCAAGCCGCTCGAAGGCCTGCGCACCTATGTCAGCGTCGACGGCGGCATGTCGGACAACATCCGCACCGCCCTCTACGACGCCGAGTACAGCGTCGCCCTGGTCTCCCGCGCCTCCAGCGCCGAGCCAATGCTCAGCCGGGTGGTCGGCAAGCACTGCGAGTCGGGCGACATCATCGTCCGGGACGCCTTCCTGCCCGCCGACCTGGCCCCCGGCGACCTGATCGCGGTGCCGGCCACCGGCGCCTACTGCCGCTCCATGGCTAGCAACTACAACCACGCCCTCAAGCCGCCGGTGGTGGCCGTGGCCGACGGTCGGGCCCGGGTGATCGTCCGCCGTGAGACGGAGGAAGATCTGCTGCGCCTCGATATCGGCTGA
- the argS gene encoding arginine--tRNA ligase produces MTPAELSQAVQSAVRAAVEAGELAVAVPETVTVERPKNRDHGDYATNVALQLAKAAGQLPRQVAELVAARLRTLPGVAKVDIAGPGFMNITLDAATQGELARVIVAAGADYGHNDSFAGRRINLEFVSANPTGPIHIGGVRWAALGDSLGRVLRASGAEVSTEYYINDAGVQISKFGGSLLAAANNRPVPEDGYVGEYINDIAASIVAVNPGILYLPEDEQLERFRSEGLRLMVAEIQRSMVEFGVHFDVWFSEKSLHDSGAVEKAVERLREQGHVFELDGATWLRTTDFGDDKDRVLIKADGETTYFASDSAYYLSKRDRGFDVNVYMLGADHHGYVNRLKAIAACAGDDPNVNIEVLIGQFVKMLKDGQEVRMSKRAGNIITIDDVVEWIGVDAARYTLSRSPSDSTITLDIDVLTSTSNENHVYYVQYAHSRMCSIERNAAGLGFDKGPAEGFKPELLVHEAEKELLGQLAEFPRIVAKAGEFRQPHHVARYLEGLAGSYHRFNDQCRVLPFGDDEVTDLNRARLWLVEATRTVIANGLTLLGVSAPERM; encoded by the coding sequence GTGACACCCGCAGAGCTTTCCCAGGCAGTCCAGTCCGCGGTTCGTGCCGCCGTTGAGGCGGGCGAGCTGGCCGTCGCCGTGCCCGAAACGGTGACCGTCGAGCGGCCCAAGAACAGGGACCACGGCGACTACGCCACCAATGTGGCCCTCCAACTGGCGAAGGCGGCCGGACAGCTGCCGCGCCAGGTGGCCGAGCTGGTCGCCGCACGCCTGCGAACGCTGCCCGGGGTCGCCAAGGTCGACATCGCCGGGCCCGGCTTTATGAACATCACCCTGGACGCTGCCACCCAGGGGGAGCTGGCGCGTGTCATCGTCGCGGCCGGCGCCGACTACGGCCACAACGACTCCTTCGCGGGCCGCCGGATCAACCTGGAGTTCGTGTCGGCGAACCCCACCGGGCCGATCCATATCGGCGGTGTCCGCTGGGCCGCCCTCGGCGACTCGCTGGGCCGGGTGCTCCGGGCCTCCGGCGCCGAGGTCAGCACCGAGTACTACATCAACGACGCCGGCGTGCAGATCTCCAAGTTCGGCGGCTCGCTGCTGGCCGCGGCCAACAACCGGCCGGTCCCCGAGGACGGCTATGTCGGGGAGTACATCAACGACATCGCCGCAAGCATCGTCGCCGTCAACCCCGGCATCCTCTACCTCCCCGAGGACGAGCAGTTGGAGCGGTTCCGCTCCGAGGGCCTGCGGCTGATGGTCGCCGAGATCCAACGCTCGATGGTGGAGTTCGGCGTCCACTTCGACGTCTGGTTCTCCGAGAAGTCGCTGCACGACTCCGGCGCCGTCGAGAAGGCCGTGGAGCGGCTGCGCGAGCAGGGCCATGTCTTCGAGCTGGACGGTGCGACCTGGCTGCGCACCACCGACTTCGGCGACGACAAGGACCGCGTCCTGATCAAGGCGGACGGCGAGACCACCTACTTCGCCTCCGACTCGGCGTACTACCTCAGCAAGCGCGACCGTGGCTTCGACGTCAACGTCTACATGCTGGGCGCCGACCACCACGGCTACGTCAACCGTCTCAAGGCCATCGCCGCCTGCGCGGGTGACGACCCGAACGTCAACATCGAGGTCCTCATCGGACAGTTCGTGAAGATGTTGAAGGACGGCCAGGAGGTCCGCATGTCCAAGCGTGCGGGCAACATCATCACCATCGACGACGTCGTCGAGTGGATCGGTGTGGACGCCGCGCGCTACACGCTGTCGCGCTCGCCCTCCGACTCCACCATCACCCTCGACATCGACGTGCTCACCAGCACCTCGAACGAGAACCACGTGTACTACGTGCAGTACGCGCACTCCCGGATGTGCTCGATCGAGCGCAACGCCGCCGGGCTCGGCTTCGACAAGGGACCGGCCGAGGGCTTCAAACCGGAACTGCTGGTCCACGAGGCCGAGAAGGAACTCCTCGGCCAGCTGGCCGAGTTCCCGCGGATCGTGGCCAAGGCGGGCGAGTTCCGCCAGCCGCACCACGTCGCCCGCTACCTGGAGGGGTTGGCCGGGTCCTACCACCGGTTCAACGACCAGTGCCGGGTCCTGCCCTTCGGTGACGACGAGGTCACCGACCTGAACCGCGCCCGCCTCTGGCTGGTGGAGGCCACCCGAACGGTGATCGCCAACGGCCTGACCCTGCTGGGCGTCTCAGCCCCCGAACGCATGTGA
- a CDS encoding response regulator produces MSGSSGRVLVVDDSEVIRHLIRVNLELEGFEVVTAADGAECLDIVHAVQPDVITLDVVMPRLDGLRTAARLRADPLTSGLPIAIVSACTQLDLERGESVGVDAYLGKPFEPMELIALVRRLSEARTAFRSE; encoded by the coding sequence GTGTCCGGTTCGTCGGGACGGGTCCTCGTGGTGGATGACAGCGAGGTGATCCGTCATCTGATCAGGGTCAATCTCGAACTAGAGGGGTTCGAGGTCGTGACCGCGGCCGACGGTGCCGAGTGTCTGGACATCGTTCATGCGGTCCAGCCCGATGTCATCACCCTCGATGTCGTCATGCCCCGGCTGGACGGGCTGCGGACGGCGGCTCGGTTGCGGGCCGATCCGCTGACGAGCGGGCTGCCGATCGCGATCGTCAGTGCCTGCACCCAGCTGGATCTTGAGCGGGGGGAGTCCGTCGGGGTGGACGCCTACCTGGGGAAGCCCTTCGAGCCGATGGAGCTGATCGCCCTGGTGCGGCGGCTCTCCGAGGCGCGGACCGCATTTCGCTCAGAGTGA
- a CDS encoding nucleoside deaminase, whose translation MPDADTTPEDLRFLQRAVDISRHALQDEGNTPFGAIVVIAGEIVGEGTSSVVGLHDPTAHAEVMALRAAGTRLGRHLFEDAVMYASSEPCPMCLVASCYWARIPRLVYAATSYDVATHGFEDYQIYRELTLPADKRTVNELAVDGPIRADAVSVLKEWSDALPEPVVPKY comes from the coding sequence GTGCCCGACGCCGACACCACCCCCGAGGACCTGCGGTTCCTGCAGCGCGCCGTGGACATCTCCCGCCACGCGCTGCAGGACGAGGGCAACACCCCCTTCGGCGCCATCGTCGTCATCGCCGGCGAGATCGTCGGCGAGGGCACCAGCTCGGTGGTGGGCCTGCACGACCCCACCGCGCACGCCGAGGTGATGGCCCTGCGCGCGGCCGGCACCCGACTGGGCAGGCACCTGTTCGAGGACGCGGTGATGTACGCCAGCAGCGAGCCGTGCCCCATGTGCCTGGTCGCCTCCTGCTACTGGGCCCGCATCCCGCGCCTGGTTTATGCCGCCACCAGCTACGACGTGGCCACCCACGGCTTCGAGGACTACCAGATCTACCGCGAGCTCACCCTGCCCGCCGACAAGCGCACCGTGAACGAGCTGGCCGTCGACGGACCGATCCGCGCCGACGCCGTCTCCGTCCTGAAGGAATGGTCCGACGCCCTGCCCGAACCCGTCGTCCCCAAGTACTGA
- a CDS encoding GntR family transcriptional regulator, which yields MAQDEQRPEYARIAAELRAGILDGRYPPGSQLPTLPELEQQYGVSLTTVRNALGLLRNEGLIESRTRAGHRVRELRPVHRVTAERYRRAETPSDLGAEWTERHIQTRFEKVPADAGLADLFGCPVGSELLARHFVFHSAGQPVQMSTSYLRWDDVAGTPVADPINEPWPGGTIAQFASLGTAVVRVEESLTAAMPTEREAEVLRIGPGVPVLRWTRRMLAADGRVVEVARPIVRRADNTVVDTAVDLA from the coding sequence GTGGCGCAGGACGAGCAGCGGCCCGAGTACGCGCGCATCGCCGCCGAACTGCGTGCGGGCATCCTGGACGGCCGCTATCCGCCGGGCAGTCAGCTCCCCACGCTGCCCGAGCTGGAGCAGCAGTACGGCGTCTCGCTGACGACCGTCCGCAACGCCCTGGGCCTGCTGCGCAACGAGGGGCTGATCGAGTCCCGGACCCGGGCCGGGCACCGGGTGCGGGAGCTGCGGCCGGTGCACCGGGTCACCGCGGAGCGGTACCGCCGTGCGGAGACTCCCAGCGATCTGGGCGCGGAGTGGACCGAGCGGCACATCCAGACCCGCTTTGAGAAGGTTCCGGCCGATGCTGGGCTCGCCGACCTTTTCGGCTGTCCCGTGGGGAGTGAGTTGCTGGCCCGTCACTTCGTGTTCCACAGTGCCGGGCAGCCGGTGCAGATGTCGACCAGCTACCTGCGCTGGGACGATGTCGCCGGGACTCCCGTCGCCGATCCGATCAACGAGCCGTGGCCCGGCGGCACCATCGCGCAGTTCGCCTCCCTGGGCACCGCGGTGGTCCGGGTCGAGGAGTCTCTGACTGCGGCGATGCCCACCGAGCGGGAGGCTGAGGTCCTCCGGATCGGCCCCGGAGTGCCGGTGCTGCGCTGGACCCGGCGGATGCTTGCGGCCGACGGGCGGGTCGTCGAGGTGGCCCGGCCGATCGTGCGGCGGGCGGACAACACCGTGGTGGACACGGCCGTCGACCTGGCCTGA
- a CDS encoding ATP-binding protein produces the protein MTPHPPAALAATTPARTWHRDYPLTPASAHRARADAAAFLHGHHLPAELLDDTLLVLSELVTNAIRHAHAPGRRTLVHLTAKESTVRIEVSDPNPRPPAQLAPTIDEENHRGLFIVRTLATDWGIQPRPVIGKTIWAVQHAT, from the coding sequence ATGACCCCACACCCGCCCGCAGCCCTCGCCGCAACCACCCCCGCCCGCACCTGGCACCGCGACTACCCGCTCACCCCCGCCAGTGCTCACCGGGCCCGCGCCGACGCCGCCGCCTTCCTGCACGGACACCACCTCCCGGCGGAACTGCTCGACGACACCCTCCTGGTGCTCTCCGAACTCGTCACCAACGCCATCCGCCACGCACACGCCCCCGGCCGCCGAACCCTCGTCCACCTCACCGCAAAGGAGAGCACCGTCCGTATCGAAGTCTCCGACCCGAACCCCCGACCACCCGCCCAACTGGCCCCCACTATCGACGAGGAGAACCACCGCGGCCTGTTCATCGTTCGCACTCTCGCCACGGACTGGGGCATCCAGCCCCGCCCCGTGATCGGCAAGACAATCTGGGCAGTTCAGCACGCAACGTAG
- a CDS encoding serine/threonine-protein kinase, with product MDDATGRSAQARLVAGRYRVDGLLGKGGMSEVYYGYDERLDRSVAVKLLQPPSPGSVPAAPDSPEAVEILDALDRDRKRFLREIRTTAKLEHPGTPAVYDTGVETLPDGSPRLWLVMQLLRGSTLEAAISGADYEGAPPSIAWAVSTAAQIAAVLADVHRVDIVHRDIKPANVMIVDGGLVKVLDFGIAILRGTGALPRLTQVDRTVGTPAYMSPEQCLGKSVTSASDLYSLGCLLYELLTGEVPFHASTSMPLRAHHLQTTPPSLLMLRTDAPAAVDSLVAAMLAKDPTGRPSAEQVYETLLPFASAPGKPEGEDESRDPTHPFRRPLLAAPKHRSRAADGPRLTDEEAEELQANVRVLLEHDRPSQAISLLEDGLKRAARDPYNDLRLRHLLGAALFTAGEYSRSAQLFDAAGHDYRRYLPTSKQFVLDCSYYAGHAYAEIGKADKALAHLRYYVQNADSGTDDDESAQIRESRFVIAQMYATAGRRDEALDELKVVRPLFAAAFGSASTAVRNLDKQVARLEGRSF from the coding sequence ATGGACGACGCAACAGGGCGGTCGGCCCAGGCCCGGCTGGTCGCCGGGCGCTACCGGGTGGACGGGCTGCTCGGCAAGGGCGGCATGAGCGAGGTGTACTACGGCTACGACGAGCGGCTAGACCGGAGCGTCGCGGTCAAACTGCTTCAGCCGCCCTCGCCGGGCTCGGTTCCGGCGGCCCCCGACAGTCCGGAAGCCGTCGAGATCCTCGATGCCCTGGACCGTGATCGCAAGCGGTTCCTGCGAGAGATCCGTACCACCGCCAAGCTGGAACACCCCGGCACTCCCGCCGTCTACGACACCGGCGTGGAGACCCTTCCTGACGGCAGCCCCCGGCTGTGGTTGGTCATGCAGCTCCTGCGCGGTTCGACTTTGGAGGCCGCAATCAGCGGCGCCGACTACGAGGGGGCACCGCCCAGCATCGCCTGGGCAGTGTCAACCGCAGCGCAGATCGCCGCCGTGCTTGCCGATGTGCACCGGGTCGACATCGTTCACCGCGACATCAAGCCGGCCAATGTCATGATCGTCGATGGCGGCCTGGTGAAGGTGCTCGACTTCGGCATCGCCATCCTCCGCGGCACCGGAGCCCTGCCTCGACTCACCCAGGTAGACCGCACTGTCGGAACCCCCGCTTATATGTCGCCGGAGCAGTGCCTCGGCAAGTCCGTCACCTCCGCGTCCGACCTCTACTCCCTCGGCTGCCTGCTGTACGAACTCCTCACTGGCGAAGTCCCCTTCCACGCCTCGACCAGCATGCCGCTGCGCGCCCACCATCTACAGACGACTCCTCCATCCCTCTTGATGCTGCGCACAGACGCGCCCGCTGCCGTGGATTCCCTGGTAGCCGCGATGCTGGCCAAGGATCCGACCGGCCGGCCCTCGGCGGAGCAGGTCTACGAGACACTCCTCCCCTTTGCGTCGGCACCGGGCAAGCCGGAAGGCGAGGACGAGAGTCGCGACCCCACCCACCCATTCCGCCGGCCGCTACTTGCTGCCCCCAAGCACCGCAGCCGAGCAGCCGACGGGCCACGTCTCACAGACGAGGAGGCCGAAGAGCTGCAGGCCAATGTCCGGGTACTGCTGGAGCACGACCGTCCCTCCCAAGCGATTAGCCTGCTGGAGGACGGCTTGAAGCGCGCTGCCCGCGATCCGTATAACGACCTCCGGCTCCGCCACCTCCTCGGGGCCGCACTCTTTACCGCCGGTGAGTACTCACGCTCGGCCCAGCTGTTCGATGCCGCCGGGCACGACTACCGCCGCTATCTGCCTACCAGCAAGCAATTCGTCCTTGACTGCTCCTACTACGCGGGACACGCGTACGCCGAAATCGGCAAAGCAGACAAGGCTCTCGCCCACCTGCGCTACTACGTGCAGAACGCCGACAGCGGGACGGACGACGACGAAAGCGCCCAGATCCGAGAGTCTCGCTTCGTTATCGCCCAGATGTACGCCACAGCAGGACGCCGCGACGAAGCCCTCGATGAACTCAAGGTGGTGCGCCCGCTGTTCGCCGCTGCCTTCGGCTCCGCCTCAACCGCGGTCCGCAACCTCGACAAGCAGGTTGCGCGCCTGGAAGGCCGGTCATTCTGA
- a CDS encoding DEAD/DEAH box helicase family protein: protein MTRTPLSELDFEIRIEHELTDHHGWAPADPRTFSPELGLDPTHLLDFITDTQTAAWNRLVTFYGNDVPTAKRQFAQRVAAEIDARGVLDVLRQGVRDRGVQIDLAYFRPGHTIAADALTGYNLNRLTLTRQLHYSAHTPRLSLDMALFLNGLPVATVELKNPNTGQNADDAIVQYRRRDANELFFAKRALVHFAVDPDRAFIATRLRGAETQFLPFNVGSNGPGISGEAGNPSAETGSYSVDYLWKTIWQRDNWLEILHRFVHVKAPDKLGAKENPHTAPRIFPRYHQWHAVQEMVTHAQQNGAGHSYLVEHSAGSGKSNTLAWLAHRLSNLFDAGNQPVFHKIVVITDRIVLDRQLQRTIYQFDHTPGVVKKVDDNSTQLAASLNDSTAKIVISTLQMYPFVLDKIANMGLNGRRYAVIIDEAHSSQGGESAIQVKQALGSKATPREEDEDEATYRTRVRGKQPNLSYFAFTATPTSATLKLFGRHEPERVNPRTGLPGMYAPFHVYSMRQAIDEGYILDVLANYLTYDTKWRLRNAAVEQAESKISNPEVDRAKAKAKLVRYAEQHPKSLEQKAKLIVDDFRENIVGRLGGRAKAMVVTTSRRHALDLYQAIRTYVSLCGFANCGTLVAFSGQLKDEADLEFTESQLNGFPESQLPDRFGYTKADDPQASSRNQDEYRLLVVAEKYQTGFDQPLLCAMYVDKPLTGVAAVQTLSRLNRIHPLKSQDDVHVLDFVNTATDIQEAFANWFETTITEESDPNLLYDKQRKVMDYQLLVPSEMEAFIRVLATAAPGRMPEAAERKLHAELHEYLKPTLDRFTHDLKSDDEREGFRKALTEYVRAYSLIAQIVDWGDRDLERLYQFGRVLLIRLPGRPTTSVDIGDADLSHFRLEFTGRHNVSLQAVGDRAVRGHAADGGGYREPEVQPLSEIIEDLNERFGLDLDTADQILVYQQVVGLVQDTDMQQIALMNDEGRFGQVADDRLDDIVAENAERNTAFMKLYFDNNEFQKAIKEAARNRAYRIITEPARDEALARLRAEMRRETGGSSADRSAIPE from the coding sequence GTGACCCGCACCCCGCTCTCCGAGCTCGACTTCGAGATCCGCATCGAGCACGAGCTCACAGACCACCACGGCTGGGCCCCGGCAGACCCCCGCACATTCAGCCCCGAACTCGGCCTGGACCCCACTCACCTGCTCGACTTCATCACCGACACCCAGACAGCCGCCTGGAACCGCCTGGTCACCTTCTACGGCAATGACGTCCCCACAGCCAAGCGCCAGTTCGCCCAGCGCGTCGCCGCCGAGATTGACGCCCGCGGCGTCCTAGACGTCCTGCGTCAGGGCGTACGCGACCGCGGCGTGCAGATCGACCTGGCCTATTTCCGCCCCGGCCACACCATCGCCGCCGACGCCCTCACGGGGTACAACCTCAACCGCCTCACCCTCACTCGGCAACTCCACTACAGTGCCCACACCCCCCGCTTGTCCCTCGACATGGCACTGTTCCTCAATGGACTCCCAGTCGCCACCGTCGAGTTGAAGAATCCCAACACAGGCCAGAACGCCGACGACGCCATCGTCCAGTACCGACGCCGCGACGCCAACGAGCTGTTCTTCGCCAAGCGCGCACTAGTCCACTTCGCCGTGGACCCGGACCGGGCGTTCATCGCCACTCGCCTGCGCGGTGCCGAGACCCAGTTCCTCCCCTTCAACGTCGGTTCCAACGGCCCAGGCATCTCGGGCGAAGCCGGGAACCCCTCCGCCGAAACGGGCTCTTACAGCGTCGACTACCTCTGGAAGACGATCTGGCAGCGCGACAACTGGTTGGAGATCCTGCACCGCTTCGTCCACGTCAAGGCACCGGACAAGCTGGGAGCAAAGGAGAACCCGCACACCGCGCCTCGAATCTTCCCCCGCTACCACCAGTGGCACGCCGTCCAGGAAATGGTGACGCACGCCCAGCAGAACGGGGCCGGCCACAGCTATCTGGTCGAGCACTCGGCCGGTTCGGGCAAGTCCAATACCCTGGCCTGGCTGGCGCACCGGCTCTCCAATCTCTTCGACGCCGGCAATCAGCCTGTGTTCCACAAGATCGTCGTGATCACCGACCGCATCGTCCTCGATCGGCAGCTCCAACGCACGATCTACCAGTTTGACCACACCCCTGGGGTGGTCAAGAAGGTCGACGACAACTCGACCCAGCTCGCTGCATCCCTCAACGATTCCACTGCGAAGATCGTCATCAGCACCCTGCAGATGTACCCCTTCGTCCTGGACAAGATCGCCAACATGGGGTTGAACGGAAGGCGCTACGCCGTCATCATTGATGAAGCCCACTCCTCCCAGGGCGGGGAGTCCGCCATCCAGGTCAAGCAGGCGCTCGGTTCCAAAGCAACCCCGCGCGAGGAAGACGAGGACGAGGCCACCTACCGGACCCGGGTCCGCGGTAAGCAGCCCAACCTCTCCTATTTCGCCTTCACCGCCACCCCCACCTCGGCGACGCTCAAGCTTTTCGGCCGACACGAGCCGGAGCGGGTCAACCCACGCACCGGCCTGCCGGGCATGTACGCGCCCTTTCATGTCTACTCCATGCGGCAGGCCATCGACGAGGGCTACATCCTCGACGTCCTCGCCAACTACCTGACCTACGACACCAAGTGGCGACTTCGCAACGCGGCCGTGGAGCAGGCCGAGTCCAAGATCTCTAACCCCGAGGTCGACCGCGCCAAGGCCAAGGCGAAACTTGTGCGCTACGCCGAGCAGCACCCCAAGTCGCTGGAGCAGAAGGCAAAGCTCATCGTCGACGACTTCCGGGAGAACATCGTCGGTCGACTCGGCGGGCGGGCCAAGGCCATGGTGGTCACCACCAGCCGCCGACACGCACTGGACCTCTACCAGGCGATCCGCACTTATGTGTCCCTGTGCGGCTTCGCCAACTGCGGCACCTTGGTGGCTTTCTCCGGGCAACTGAAGGACGAAGCCGACCTGGAGTTCACCGAATCGCAGCTGAATGGCTTCCCCGAGAGCCAGTTGCCGGACCGGTTCGGCTACACCAAGGCTGACGACCCGCAGGCCTCTTCCCGCAACCAGGACGAGTACCGGCTGCTGGTCGTCGCCGAGAAGTACCAGACCGGCTTCGACCAGCCCCTGCTCTGCGCGATGTACGTGGACAAGCCGCTGACCGGAGTCGCTGCCGTGCAGACACTGTCCCGGCTAAACCGCATCCACCCGCTGAAGTCCCAGGACGACGTCCATGTCCTGGATTTCGTGAATACGGCCACCGACATACAGGAGGCATTCGCCAACTGGTTCGAGACGACCATCACCGAGGAGAGCGACCCCAACCTGCTCTACGACAAGCAGCGAAAGGTGATGGACTACCAGTTGCTGGTGCCGTCCGAGATGGAGGCGTTCATCCGGGTCCTGGCCACCGCCGCCCCTGGCCGGATGCCTGAGGCCGCCGAACGCAAGCTTCACGCCGAGCTGCACGAGTACCTCAAGCCGACTCTCGACCGGTTCACCCACGACCTGAAGTCCGACGATGAGCGCGAGGGCTTCCGCAAGGCCCTGACCGAGTACGTCCGCGCCTACAGTCTGATCGCGCAGATCGTGGACTGGGGCGACCGGGACCTGGAGCGGCTCTACCAGTTCGGCAGGGTCCTGCTGATCCGACTGCCGGGCCGGCCCACGACGTCCGTCGACATAGGAGACGCGGATCTGAGCCACTTCCGTCTGGAGTTCACCGGACGGCACAATGTCTCCCTGCAAGCAGTCGGCGACCGCGCCGTCCGCGGTCACGCTGCCGACGGCGGCGGCTACCGCGAGCCCGAGGTACAGCCCCTCTCCGAGATCATTGAGGATCTGAACGAGCGCTTCGGCCTCGACCTGGACACCGCCGACCAGATCCTGGTCTACCAGCAGGTCGTCGGTCTGGTCCAGGACACCGATATGCAGCAGATCGCGCTGATGAACGACGAGGGCCGGTTCGGTCAGGTCGCTGACGACCGGCTGGACGATATCGTCGCTGAGAACGCCGAGCGCAACACCGCGTTTATGAAGCTGTACTTCGACAACAACGAGTTCCAGAAGGCCATCAAGGAGGCCGCTCGCAATCGGGCCTACCGCATCATCACCGAACCGGCCAGGGACGAGGCCCTGGCCCGGCTGCGTGCCGAGATGCGCCGGGAAACCGGCGGCAGTTCGGCCGACCGAAGCGCGATCCCCGAATGA